A single genomic interval of Burkholderia cepacia ATCC 25416 harbors:
- the glyA gene encoding serine hydroxymethyltransferase, whose translation MFDRAQSTIANVDPEIFAAIEQENRRQEDHIELIASENYTSPAVMAAQGSQLTNKYAEGYPGKRYYGGCEYVDVVEQLAIDRVKQLFGAEAANVQPNSGSQANQGVFFAMLKPGDTIMGMSLAHGGHLTHGSPVNMSGKWFNVVSYGLNENEDIDYEAAEKLAQEHKPKLIVAGASAFSLKIDFERLAKIAKSVGAYLMVDMAHYAGLIAAGVYPNPVPHADFVTTTTHKSLRGPRGGVILMKAEYEKPINSAIFPGIQGGPLMHVIAGKAVAFKEALSPEFKAYQEKVVENARVLAETLVKRGLRIVSGRTESHVMLVDLRAKNITGKAAEAALGAAHITVNKNAIPNDPEKPFVTSGVRLGSPAMTTRGFGPAEAEQVGNLIADVLENPEDAATIERVRAQVAELTKRFPVYR comes from the coding sequence ATGTTTGACAGAGCCCAAAGCACCATCGCGAACGTCGATCCCGAAATCTTTGCTGCGATCGAGCAGGAAAACCGCCGCCAGGAAGATCACATCGAGCTGATCGCGTCGGAAAACTACACGAGCCCGGCGGTGATGGCCGCGCAGGGTTCGCAGCTCACGAACAAGTACGCGGAAGGCTATCCGGGCAAGCGTTACTACGGCGGCTGCGAATACGTGGACGTGGTCGAGCAGCTGGCGATCGATCGCGTGAAGCAGCTGTTCGGCGCGGAAGCGGCGAACGTGCAGCCTAACTCGGGTTCGCAGGCGAACCAGGGCGTGTTCTTCGCGATGCTCAAGCCGGGCGACACGATCATGGGCATGAGCCTCGCGCACGGCGGCCACCTGACGCACGGCTCGCCGGTGAACATGTCGGGCAAGTGGTTCAACGTGGTGAGCTACGGCCTGAACGAGAACGAAGATATCGATTACGAAGCGGCAGAGAAGCTTGCGCAGGAACACAAGCCGAAGCTGATCGTCGCGGGCGCGTCGGCATTCTCGCTGAAGATCGATTTCGAGCGTCTGGCGAAGATCGCGAAGTCGGTCGGTGCGTACCTGATGGTCGACATGGCGCACTACGCCGGCCTGATCGCGGCGGGCGTGTACCCGAACCCGGTGCCGCACGCGGACTTCGTGACGACGACGACGCACAAGAGCCTGCGCGGCCCGCGCGGCGGCGTGATCCTGATGAAGGCGGAGTACGAGAAGCCGATCAATTCGGCGATCTTCCCGGGGATCCAGGGCGGCCCGCTGATGCACGTGATCGCGGGCAAGGCGGTGGCGTTCAAGGAAGCCCTGTCGCCGGAATTCAAGGCGTACCAGGAGAAGGTGGTCGAGAACGCACGCGTGCTGGCTGAAACGCTGGTGAAGCGCGGCCTTCGCATCGTGTCGGGCCGCACCGAAAGCCACGTGATGCTGGTCGACCTGCGCGCGAAGAACATCACGGGCAAGGCAGCGGAAGCCGCGCTCGGCGCCGCGCACATCACGGTCAACAAGAACGCGATCCCGAACGATCCGGAAAAGCCGTTCGTGACGAGCGGCGTGCGCCTGGGCTCGCCGGCGATGACGACGCGCGGGTTCGGTCCGGCGGAAGCGGAACAGGTGGGCAACCTGATCGCTGACGTGCTGGAAAACCCGGAAGATGCAGCGACGATCGAGCGCGTGCGCGCGCAGGTCGCCGAGCTGACCAAGCGTTTCCCGGTCTATCGCTGA
- a CDS encoding DUF883 family protein, with protein MSEINKEKLMSDIKTVLSDAEDLLKQAASSTGDRAAELREKAMSRLKQAKEKAADVQVVVVEKGKKAARATDDYVHEHPWTSIGVAAGVGVLIGLLINRK; from the coding sequence ATGTCGGAAATCAACAAGGAGAAACTGATGTCGGATATCAAAACCGTTCTCTCGGACGCCGAAGACCTGCTCAAGCAAGCTGCGAGCAGCACGGGCGACCGTGCGGCCGAGCTGCGCGAGAAAGCCATGTCGCGCCTGAAGCAGGCCAAGGAAAAGGCAGCCGACGTCCAGGTCGTCGTGGTCGAGAAAGGCAAGAAGGCCGCACGCGCGACCGACGATTACGTGCACGAGCATCCGTGGACGTCGATCGGCGTCGCCGCCGGCGTCGGCGTGCTGATCGGCCTGCTGATCAACCGCAAGTAA
- the tolQ gene encoding protein TolQ produces MNTSQDLSIISLVLNASVLAQAVMGLLLLLSLMSWTFIFRKWFAIRRARAQTERFEKDFWSGGDLQALYQSAANNRHTIGALERIFESGMREFLKAKEKRISDPGLVLDGARRAMRASFQREMDVLEANLAFLASVGSVSPYIGLFGTVWGIMNSFRGLANVQQATLANVAPGIAEALVATAIGLFAAIPAVVAYNRYAHDIDRLAIRFETFIEEFSNILQRQAQ; encoded by the coding sequence ATGAACACTTCTCAAGACCTGTCGATCATTTCCCTCGTCCTCAACGCGAGCGTGCTGGCCCAGGCCGTGATGGGGCTGCTGCTGCTGCTGTCGCTGATGTCGTGGACCTTCATCTTCCGCAAGTGGTTCGCGATCCGCCGCGCACGCGCGCAGACCGAACGCTTCGAGAAGGACTTCTGGTCGGGCGGCGACCTGCAGGCGCTGTACCAGAGCGCAGCCAACAACCGCCACACGATCGGCGCGCTCGAGCGGATCTTCGAATCGGGCATGCGCGAGTTCCTGAAGGCGAAAGAAAAGCGCATCAGCGATCCGGGCCTCGTGCTCGACGGCGCACGCCGCGCGATGCGCGCGTCGTTCCAGCGTGAAATGGACGTGCTCGAAGCGAACCTCGCGTTCCTCGCGTCGGTCGGCTCGGTCAGCCCGTACATCGGCCTGTTCGGCACGGTCTGGGGGATCATGAATTCGTTCCGCGGCCTCGCGAACGTGCAGCAGGCCACGCTCGCGAACGTCGCGCCAGGCATCGCCGAGGCGCTCGTCGCCACCGCGATCGGCCTGTTCGCCGCGATTCCGGCAGTGGTCGCGTACAACCGCTACGCGCACGATATCGACCGCCTCGCGATCCGCTTCGAGACCTTCATCGAAGAGTTCTCGAACATCCTGCAGCGTCAGGCCCAGTAA
- a CDS encoding GspH/FimT family pseudopilin, with product MGLHALPLKNVLRRSGGFTLVELMVALSLAAGLALHAAPAFDQWRMRERVDARSRALLGALSFARTEAMRLGVRVTLCRAGSGGACLRAGERCDPAEWSCDWIVSGQVDGQSRVLRRYPRDAEVAVAGAAHDLAFAPPVGQAIGGIRRFELSPRRDVSEADATRASRCVRIAAGGRARVVAGRCDAA from the coding sequence ATGGGACTGCACGCTTTACCCCTGAAAAATGTGTTGCGCCGCTCGGGCGGGTTCACGCTCGTCGAGCTGATGGTCGCGCTCTCGCTGGCGGCCGGGCTCGCGCTCCATGCGGCGCCCGCGTTCGATCAGTGGCGCATGCGTGAACGTGTGGATGCACGCTCGCGCGCGCTGCTCGGCGCGCTGTCGTTTGCACGTACCGAGGCGATGCGCCTCGGCGTGCGTGTCACGCTGTGCAGGGCCGGGAGCGGCGGCGCCTGTTTGCGTGCGGGTGAACGGTGCGATCCGGCCGAATGGTCGTGCGACTGGATCGTCAGCGGGCAGGTCGACGGGCAGTCACGCGTGCTGAGGCGCTATCCGCGCGATGCCGAAGTGGCCGTCGCGGGTGCGGCGCACGATCTCGCGTTTGCGCCGCCGGTCGGTCAGGCAATCGGTGGTATCCGGCGGTTCGAATTGAGTCCACGACGCGACGTATCGGAGGCTGACGCCACACGTGCGTCGCGTTGCGTGCGGATTGCGGCAGGCGGCCGGGCGCGGGTTGTCGCCGGCCGCTGCGACGCGGCGTGA
- a CDS encoding phage holin family protein — MTTDTTSQPSGQGPLRRLVGSAIGLLQTRLELVGIELAEEKERLMGVLFLGLAAMMLATMALISLTVLVAIAFWDTYRWQSLAAITALYAAGGIACALKARSGLRDAPTVFEATLAELEKDRELFRGKP; from the coding sequence ATGACGACAGACACCACCTCGCAGCCGTCCGGCCAAGGACCGCTGCGCCGCCTCGTCGGCTCCGCGATCGGGCTTTTGCAAACGCGCCTCGAACTGGTGGGCATCGAGCTTGCCGAGGAGAAGGAGCGCCTGATGGGCGTGCTGTTCCTCGGGCTCGCCGCGATGATGCTCGCGACGATGGCACTCATCAGCCTGACCGTACTCGTCGCGATCGCGTTCTGGGATACCTACCGCTGGCAGTCGCTCGCGGCGATCACCGCGCTCTATGCCGCAGGCGGGATCGCGTGCGCACTGAAAGCCCGTTCGGGCCTGCGCGACGCGCCGACCGTATTCGAGGCGACGCTCGCCGAACTCGAGAAAGACCGCGAACTGTTCCGCGGCAAGCCGTGA
- the tolA gene encoding cell envelope integrity protein TolA — protein MNRQQSTRSSAYPPQPPRERGTWRAFALAALMHVLLALFLYHGVQWQNSTPAGAEAELWTEVPDVPAPRPVVTPTPPVKVAPPAPPVRDEQADIALQQKKRQQEAAAREALLEQQRRAQQLKAQQEEEARRAQLAAQQAAALAAQKAAERDRQKQADKLKQQQLAEQQKLEQQKLQQQKQAQLEAQQAAKAKADAAAKAKAEAQAKAKAEATARAKANAAANAKLDRERSARLAQMQGLSGAGEGGGEGLAKSGTGTGSGGNAATPGYADKVRRRVKPNIVWGGERAGLTTVVKIRCTPSGDVLSASVSRSSGNSGWDQAVVNAIHASVPLPPDSNGRTPSDITITFKAAE, from the coding sequence ATGAACCGGCAGCAATCCACGCGCAGCTCCGCCTACCCGCCTCAGCCCCCCCGCGAGCGCGGTACCTGGCGCGCATTCGCGCTCGCCGCGCTGATGCACGTGCTGCTCGCGCTGTTCCTCTATCACGGCGTGCAGTGGCAGAACAGCACGCCGGCCGGTGCCGAAGCCGAGCTATGGACCGAGGTGCCCGACGTGCCCGCGCCGCGGCCCGTCGTCACGCCCACGCCGCCCGTGAAGGTCGCGCCGCCCGCTCCCCCCGTGCGCGACGAGCAGGCCGACATCGCGCTGCAACAGAAGAAGCGGCAGCAGGAAGCGGCCGCGCGTGAAGCGCTGCTCGAGCAGCAGCGCCGCGCACAGCAGTTGAAGGCGCAACAGGAAGAGGAAGCCCGGCGCGCGCAGCTTGCCGCGCAGCAGGCGGCCGCACTCGCCGCGCAAAAGGCCGCGGAACGCGACCGGCAGAAACAGGCCGACAAGCTCAAGCAACAGCAGCTTGCCGAGCAGCAGAAGCTCGAACAGCAGAAACTCCAGCAGCAGAAGCAGGCGCAGCTCGAAGCGCAGCAGGCGGCGAAGGCGAAGGCCGACGCGGCCGCGAAGGCAAAGGCGGAAGCCCAGGCCAAGGCGAAGGCCGAAGCCACGGCACGCGCGAAGGCCAATGCGGCGGCGAACGCGAAGCTCGACCGCGAGCGCAGCGCGCGCCTCGCGCAGATGCAGGGCCTGTCCGGCGCCGGTGAAGGCGGCGGCGAAGGCCTCGCGAAAAGCGGCACCGGCACGGGCTCCGGCGGCAATGCCGCGACGCCCGGCTATGCCGACAAGGTGCGCCGCCGCGTCAAGCCGAACATCGTTTGGGGCGGCGAGCGGGCAGGCCTGACCACCGTCGTCAAGATTCGGTGCACGCCGTCCGGTGACGTATTGAGCGCATCGGTCTCCCGCTCCAGCGGGAATTCGGGGTGGGATCAAGCCGTGGTCAATGCGATCCACGCATCGGTCCCGTTGCCGCCCGATTCTAACGGTCGTACCCCGTCGGACATTACGATTACCTTCAAGGCGGCGGAGTGA
- a CDS encoding type IV pilin protein, translating to MSGRLSVRRSAGFTLIELMIVLAIVAVLAGWGIPSYREHVARAHRASAVAALYRAAQYLETLEGVPPSALPTALAQAPPDGRAVYRLALRRPDGDDSPVSYELEAIPLDTGPMHGDACGAFTLRSDGTKGNVRSDAVDEQVAACWGVR from the coding sequence ATGAGCGGTCGCCTATCCGTGCGACGCTCGGCGGGATTCACGCTGATCGAGCTGATGATCGTGCTCGCGATCGTCGCGGTGCTGGCCGGATGGGGCATCCCGTCGTATCGCGAGCATGTGGCGCGCGCTCATCGCGCATCGGCAGTCGCCGCGCTGTACCGGGCGGCCCAATATCTCGAAACACTGGAGGGGGTGCCGCCTTCGGCATTGCCCACGGCGCTCGCGCAAGCGCCGCCGGACGGGCGCGCGGTCTATCGTCTGGCGCTCCGGCGGCCGGACGGCGACGATTCGCCCGTGAGCTATGAGCTGGAAGCCATCCCGCTCGACACCGGCCCGATGCACGGCGATGCATGCGGCGCATTCACGCTGCGCTCGGACGGCACGAAGGGCAATGTCCGAAGTGATGCCGTCGACGAACAGGTCGCCGCGTGCTGGGGTGTGCGTTGA
- a CDS encoding acyl-CoA dehydrogenase, which produces MSAATFHWDDPLLLDQQLTEEERMVRDAAQAYAQDKLAPRVTEAFRHERTDAEIFREMGEVGLLGPTIPEEYGGPGLNYVSYGLIAREVERVDSGYRSMMSVQSSLVMVPIYEFGSDAQKQKYLPKLATGEWIGCFGLTEPNHGSDPGSMVTRAKKVPGGYSLSGAKMWITNSPIADVFVVWAKLEENGKDAIRGFILEKGWKGLSAPAIHGKVGLRASITGEIVLDEVFVPEENLMPNVSGLRGPFTCLNSARYGIAWGALGAAESCWHTARQYVLDRQQFGRPLAANQLIQKKLADMQTEITLGLQGVLRLGRMKDEGTAAVEITSIMKRNSCGKALDIARLARDMLGGNGISDEFGVARHLVNLEVVNTYEGTHDIHALILGRAQTGIQAFF; this is translated from the coding sequence ATGAGTGCTGCAACTTTTCATTGGGACGATCCGCTGCTGCTCGACCAGCAACTGACCGAAGAAGAGCGGATGGTGCGCGACGCGGCGCAGGCGTATGCGCAGGACAAGCTCGCCCCGCGCGTCACCGAGGCGTTCCGCCACGAGCGCACCGACGCCGAAATCTTCCGCGAGATGGGCGAAGTCGGCCTGCTCGGCCCGACGATTCCCGAGGAATACGGCGGCCCCGGCCTCAATTACGTGAGCTACGGACTGATCGCGCGCGAAGTCGAACGCGTCGATTCGGGCTACCGGTCGATGATGTCCGTCCAGTCGTCGCTCGTGATGGTGCCGATTTACGAATTCGGCTCCGACGCGCAGAAGCAGAAATACCTGCCGAAACTCGCGACCGGTGAATGGATCGGCTGCTTCGGGCTGACCGAGCCGAACCATGGCTCCGACCCGGGCAGCATGGTCACCCGCGCGAAGAAGGTGCCCGGCGGCTACTCGCTGTCCGGCGCGAAGATGTGGATCACGAACTCGCCGATCGCCGACGTGTTCGTCGTGTGGGCGAAGCTCGAGGAGAACGGCAAGGACGCGATCCGCGGCTTCATCCTCGAGAAGGGCTGGAAGGGCCTGTCGGCGCCCGCGATCCACGGCAAGGTCGGGCTGCGCGCATCGATCACCGGCGAAATCGTCCTCGACGAGGTGTTCGTACCGGAAGAGAACCTGATGCCGAACGTGAGCGGCCTGCGCGGCCCGTTCACGTGCCTGAACTCGGCCCGCTACGGGATCGCGTGGGGCGCGCTGGGCGCCGCCGAATCGTGCTGGCACACCGCGCGCCAGTACGTGCTCGACCGCCAGCAGTTCGGCCGCCCGCTCGCCGCGAACCAGCTGATCCAGAAGAAGCTCGCGGACATGCAGACCGAAATCACGCTCGGCCTGCAAGGCGTGCTGCGCCTCGGCCGGATGAAGGACGAAGGCACGGCGGCCGTCGAAATCACGTCGATCATGAAGCGCAACTCGTGCGGCAAGGCGCTCGACATCGCCCGGCTCGCGCGCGACATGCTCGGCGGCAACGGCATCTCCGACGAATTCGGCGTCGCGCGCCACCTCGTGAACCTCGAAGTGGTCAACACGTACGAAGGCACGCACGACATCCACGCGCTGATCCTCGGCCGTGCGCAGACGGGCATCCAGGCGTTCTTCTGA
- a CDS encoding PilW family protein produces the protein MNADRRMCAHTLLEVLIAMTVGLLVLAAAVALLHAQRIAQRRADDGFRMRDAAGTALMLIGQQIQMAGFRPLDAGGVSSLPPVFGCSMARVRGSGAEVRCEPVRAASDALLIRYVGDAVSTWPTVSGQVPDCLGQGIGGAGERAPVENRFDVHVSPSTGEPELYCEGNGRPGTPQPVVSGIDQLRVRYLRRDGTQFVDADAMRVDDWHEVVAVHVCVRARGDPSGEPARHVDCDGRTVVAQDGRARMTLDRIVALRNVAGAFDDPPRDATDDREVLR, from the coding sequence ATGAACGCTGATCGCCGCATGTGTGCGCATACGCTGCTTGAAGTATTGATTGCGATGACCGTCGGTCTGCTCGTGCTCGCGGCGGCCGTTGCGCTGCTCCACGCGCAGCGCATCGCCCAGCGGCGTGCGGACGACGGGTTCCGGATGCGCGATGCGGCCGGCACCGCACTGATGCTGATCGGCCAGCAGATCCAGATGGCAGGATTCCGGCCGCTCGATGCAGGGGGCGTGTCGTCGTTGCCGCCGGTGTTCGGCTGTTCGATGGCGCGTGTGAGGGGAAGTGGCGCGGAAGTACGGTGCGAGCCCGTGCGCGCTGCATCGGACGCGCTGCTGATCCGGTATGTCGGCGACGCCGTGTCGACGTGGCCCACCGTTAGCGGCCAGGTGCCGGATTGCCTCGGGCAGGGTATTGGCGGGGCCGGCGAACGTGCGCCGGTGGAGAACCGCTTCGATGTGCACGTTAGTCCGTCGACGGGCGAGCCCGAACTGTATTGCGAAGGAAACGGCCGTCCGGGCACGCCACAGCCGGTCGTGTCGGGAATCGATCAGTTGCGGGTGCGCTATCTTCGTCGCGACGGCACGCAGTTCGTCGATGCCGATGCCATGCGCGTCGACGACTGGCACGAGGTCGTGGCCGTGCATGTCTGCGTGCGGGCGCGCGGTGACCCGTCGGGCGAGCCGGCGCGGCACGTCGACTGCGATGGCCGCACCGTCGTTGCACAAGACGGCCGCGCGCGCATGACGCTCGATCGCATCGTCGCATTGAGGAATGTCGCGGGCGCGTTCGACGATCCACCGCGCGATGCAACGGATGACCGCGAGGTGCTGCGATGA
- the nrdR gene encoding transcriptional regulator NrdR: protein MRCPFCRHDDTQVVDSRVSEDGAAIRRRRRCSACDKRFTTYERVELSLPFVVKKDGSRTEFDRRKIVASMQLALRKRPVAADAIDAAVARIEYQLLATGEREVRSEKLGELVMNELRGLDTIAYVRFASVYRRFEDVSEFADVIEEFRRASPAKTPRKR, encoded by the coding sequence ATGCGCTGCCCGTTCTGCCGGCATGACGACACGCAGGTCGTGGACTCGCGCGTGTCCGAAGATGGCGCCGCGATCCGGCGGCGCCGTCGCTGCTCGGCTTGCGACAAGCGCTTCACGACGTACGAGCGGGTCGAGCTGTCCCTGCCGTTCGTCGTGAAGAAGGACGGCAGCCGCACGGAATTCGACCGTCGCAAGATCGTCGCCAGCATGCAACTCGCGCTGCGCAAGCGGCCGGTTGCTGCCGACGCGATCGACGCGGCGGTCGCCCGCATCGAGTATCAACTGCTCGCGACAGGCGAGCGCGAAGTGCGTAGCGAGAAGCTCGGCGAACTCGTGATGAACGAGTTGCGCGGCCTCGATACGATCGCTTATGTCCGCTTCGCATCGGTGTATCGCCGGTTCGAGGACGTTTCCGAATTTGCCGACGTGATCGAAGAGTTCCGTCGCGCCTCTCCCGCCAAGACTCCGCGTAAGCGCTGA
- a CDS encoding SDR family NAD(P)-dependent oxidoreductase: protein MIVFVTGASAGFGAAIARAFVNGGHRVVATARRKDRLDALAAELGDSLLPLELDVRDRAAVEAVPAALPAEFAAIDVLVNNAGLALGVEPAQKASLDEWHTMIDTNCTGLVTVTHALLPGMIERGRGHIFNLGSVAGSYPYAGGNVYGATKAFVRQFSLNLRADLLGTPLRVTDVEPGLCGGTEFSNVRYRGDNEKAANVYNNVQPLMPEDIADTIYWIATRPAHVNVNTIELMPIAQAPGGPTVHRG, encoded by the coding sequence ATGATCGTGTTCGTCACAGGCGCGTCCGCCGGCTTCGGCGCCGCCATCGCCCGTGCCTTTGTCAACGGAGGCCACCGCGTCGTCGCGACCGCGCGTCGCAAGGATCGTCTCGATGCGCTCGCCGCCGAACTCGGCGACTCCCTTCTGCCGCTCGAGCTCGACGTACGCGATCGCGCGGCCGTCGAGGCCGTACCGGCCGCCCTTCCCGCCGAATTCGCGGCGATCGACGTGCTCGTCAACAACGCCGGCCTCGCGCTCGGCGTCGAGCCGGCCCAAAAGGCCAGCCTCGACGAATGGCACACGATGATCGACACGAACTGCACGGGCCTCGTCACGGTCACGCACGCGCTGCTGCCCGGCATGATCGAGCGCGGCCGCGGCCATATCTTCAATCTTGGCTCGGTCGCGGGTTCGTACCCTTATGCTGGCGGAAACGTCTACGGGGCGACCAAGGCTTTCGTCAGACAATTCAGCCTGAACCTGCGCGCCGACCTGCTCGGCACGCCGTTGCGCGTCACCGACGTCGAGCCCGGCCTGTGCGGCGGCACCGAATTCTCGAACGTTCGTTATCGCGGCGACAACGAAAAAGCGGCGAACGTCTACAACAACGTCCAGCCGCTCATGCCCGAGGACATCGCCGACACGATCTACTGGATCGCGACGCGCCCGGCGCATGTCAACGTCAACACGATCGAGCTGATGCCGATCGCGCAAGCACCCGGCGGCCCGACCGTCCACCGCGGCTGA
- the tolR gene encoding protein TolR — MAGSPIRSSMRGGRSRRAMADINVVPYIDVMLVLLVIFMVTAPLVAPSIINLPTVGNAAPQEQTPPVVVNIKADRTMSVKYKGDSGATQEDTMTKAELDSFIVARQADHPDQPVVIAADKTVQYDAVMTVMSDLKARGVKRVGLLVKSQ; from the coding sequence ATGGCAGGAAGCCCCATCCGATCCAGCATGCGCGGCGGCCGCTCGCGCCGTGCAATGGCCGACATCAACGTCGTGCCGTACATCGACGTGATGCTGGTGCTGCTCGTGATCTTCATGGTCACCGCACCACTCGTCGCCCCGTCGATCATCAACCTGCCGACCGTCGGCAACGCCGCGCCGCAGGAGCAAACACCGCCCGTCGTCGTCAACATCAAGGCCGATCGCACGATGAGCGTCAAGTACAAGGGCGACTCGGGCGCGACCCAGGAAGACACGATGACGAAGGCCGAGCTCGACAGCTTCATCGTGGCCCGGCAGGCCGATCATCCCGACCAGCCGGTCGTGATCGCGGCCGACAAGACCGTGCAGTACGATGCAGTCATGACCGTGATGTCCGATCTGAAGGCGCGCGGCGTCAAGCGCGTCGGCCTCCTCGTCAAATCGCAATGA
- the ybgC gene encoding tol-pal system-associated acyl-CoA thioesterase: MRAMTQPTRSPEAPSGFIWPVRVYYEDTDAGGIVFYANYLKFFERARTEWLRACGIDQRRLADETGAIFVVRSTSLDYRAPARLDDTLAITSRPGRIGRASVEFTQEAWCGDTLLVAGHIRLGCVDRTGIRPAAIPPAVLDALERGPVIDDGQTALSTKLA; the protein is encoded by the coding sequence ATGCGCGCCATGACCCAGCCTACCCGCTCCCCGGAAGCGCCCTCCGGCTTCATCTGGCCGGTGCGCGTGTACTACGAGGATACCGACGCAGGCGGCATCGTCTTCTATGCCAACTACCTGAAGTTCTTCGAACGCGCTCGCACCGAGTGGCTGCGCGCATGCGGCATCGACCAGCGTCGGCTCGCCGACGAGACCGGTGCGATCTTCGTCGTCCGCAGCACGTCGCTCGACTACCGCGCACCGGCGCGACTCGACGACACCCTCGCGATCACGAGCCGGCCCGGACGCATCGGCCGCGCATCGGTGGAGTTCACGCAGGAAGCCTGGTGTGGAGACACGCTGCTCGTGGCCGGGCACATCCGCCTCGGTTGCGTCGACCGTACCGGCATCCGGCCCGCGGCGATCCCGCCGGCCGTGCTCGACGCGCTGGAACGCGGGCCCGTCATCGACGACGGACAGACTGCACTGTCAACGAAGCTCGCATGA
- a CDS encoding peroxiredoxin, with amino-acid sequence MSLRLGDIAPDFEQESSLGPIKFHEWLGDGWGVLFSHPADYTPVCTTELGLTSKLKGEFEKRNVKVIALSVDGVESHKGWINDINETQSTVVGFPIIADADRKVSQLYDMIHPNANETLTVRSLFVIDPNKKVRLIITYPASTGRNFDEVLRVIDSLQLTDNYKVATPGNWKDGDDVVIVPSLQDPEELKKRFPKGFKAVRPYLRLTPQPNK; translated from the coding sequence ATGAGTCTGCGTCTTGGCGACATCGCACCGGATTTCGAGCAGGAATCGAGCCTGGGCCCGATCAAGTTTCACGAGTGGCTGGGTGACGGCTGGGGTGTCCTGTTCTCCCATCCGGCCGACTACACGCCGGTATGCACGACCGAACTCGGGCTGACCTCGAAGCTGAAGGGCGAATTCGAGAAGCGCAACGTGAAGGTGATCGCGCTGTCGGTCGACGGCGTCGAATCGCACAAGGGCTGGATCAACGACATCAACGAAACGCAGTCGACGGTCGTCGGCTTCCCGATCATCGCCGATGCGGACCGCAAGGTTTCGCAGCTGTACGACATGATCCACCCGAACGCGAACGAAACGCTGACGGTGCGTTCGCTGTTCGTGATCGACCCGAACAAGAAGGTGCGGCTCATCATCACGTATCCGGCCAGCACGGGGCGCAACTTCGACGAAGTGCTGCGCGTGATCGATTCGCTGCAACTGACCGACAACTACAAGGTCGCGACGCCCGGCAACTGGAAGGATGGCGATGATGTCGTGATCGTGCCGTCGCTGCAGGATCCGGAAGAGCTGAAGAAGCGCTTCCCGAAGGGCTTCAAAGCAGTGCGTCCGTATCTGCGCCTCACGCCGCAGCCGAACAAGTAA
- a CDS encoding DUF3318 domain-containing protein translates to MSQNVTGNSPRSHSSRSNWSASQHRALRKELLILRSEVERLELAEAAGEMRQAVTRFSWLKVFIPGLSSNKFSQSAKNLNASLGQLVNQYPMLSSLASLVLAKPVRSLLRASAGPALKWGTLGFAAWEVYRIWKASRDERGLDAHDD, encoded by the coding sequence ATGAGCCAGAACGTCACGGGCAATTCCCCCCGCTCCCATTCGTCGCGATCGAACTGGAGCGCGTCGCAGCATCGCGCGCTCCGCAAGGAACTGCTGATCCTGCGATCCGAAGTCGAGCGGCTCGAACTCGCGGAAGCCGCCGGCGAAATGCGCCAGGCCGTCACGCGCTTCAGCTGGCTCAAGGTGTTCATCCCCGGCCTGTCCAGCAACAAGTTCAGCCAGTCCGCCAAGAACCTGAACGCAAGCCTCGGCCAGCTCGTCAACCAGTATCCGATGCTGAGTTCGCTCGCATCGCTCGTGCTCGCCAAACCCGTTCGCTCGCTGCTGCGCGCGAGCGCGGGGCCCGCGCTGAAGTGGGGCACCCTCGGTTTCGCTGCATGGGAGGTCTACCGGATCTGGAAGGCGTCCCGCGACGAGCGCGGGCTCGATGCGCACGACGACTGA